The following proteins come from a genomic window of Amphiura filiformis chromosome 16, Afil_fr2py, whole genome shotgun sequence:
- the LOC140136328 gene encoding uncharacterized protein, with product MASSYRRHNSSRRNTSVAEIHQQLDTGKTTGDFSSYSPATVLMFALSSFGAALALVPILLPDSQWLESIEIYRASLRTLLSIIVSIICLLLVYYKRKSIKLRHCQGVDNATIMTTMENEEQGTDSLIPTPHEAPDKQAKYMLTTIIIFGICSLASSILQTVIEPIYKSVLRDMVYCIFDVLSLCSQMIFFFYYIRERLPNIRGLHYAIAVLIGIKISTWIAVSLAPLCDHGDTSGGNTSGIEPKSNDTNMTDVNPVPNPVLAFFDEFFETFYTEFHTIVVGVLFYVWHSMDSEKFNPLPSLTRIVSNQNETTFLLCDYSLEIDIGMEQDSIEIRRRNRAKLLFILLSTVLATGYATICILTTRDKVFTQPENIYIYRGLTLFYYSVFDIIAICVLYSLRSQADTNSPHFNSSEYILLFTACSESVYYFLRGVASIGSLASRDSLSLDQTESTLLFQEDVAVVDHLMAGVFLSYSFVAITNCWMQTMLLIVLRRKQVSALVKNILILFAGVNFAEWLQSAILLGLAREDTVPRFTPVMNSFFGPDIARIFILILLPTYDDIISFSFSNCVSGTRSRNIV from the exons ATGGCTTCAAGTTACAGACGGCATAATTCATCAAGGAGGAATACATCAGTTGCA GAAATTCATCAGCAATTGGATACAGGTAAAACTACTGGCGATTTCAGCAGCTACAGTCCAGCAACCGTGCTGATGTTTGCTTTGAGTAGCTTTGGAGCTGCTTTAGCGTTGGTACCAATTCTGTTACCAGACAGCCAGTGGCTGGAATCCATAGAAATATATCGTGCTTCGCTACGAACTCTTTTGTCCATAATTGTAAgcattatttgtttgttattggTGTATTATAAGAGAAAATCAATTAAACTTCGTCACTGCCAAGGTGTAGATAATGCCACGATCATGACCACAATGGAAAATGAAGAACAGGGCACTGATTCTTTGATACCCACACCTCACGAAGCACCTGACAAACAAGCCAAATATATGTTAACTACAATCATCATTTTCGGAATCTGCAGTCTCGCGAGTAGCATTCTTCAAACTGTAATTGAACCTATATATAAGTCTGTTCTTCGTGATATGGTATATTGTATATTCGATGTTCTTTCGTTGTGTTCTCAGATGATCTTTTTCTTCTACTACATTCGTGAACGTTTACCAAATATTCGCGGACTTCATTATGCCATTGCCGTGCTTATTGGAATCAAAATAAGCACGTGGATAGCAGTTTCTCTCGCACCTctatgtgatcatggtgatacaaGCGGCGGGAACACAAGCGGAATCGAACCGAAATCGAACGATACTAATATGACTGATGTTAATCCAGTGCCCAATCCAGTGTTAGcattttttgatgaatttttcgAAACATTTTATACTGAATTTCACACCATTGTAGTTGGAGTTTTATTTTACGTTTGGCATTCCATGGATTCGGAAAAATTCAATCCACTACCATCCCTCACGAGAATAGTTTCGAATCAAAATGAAACAACATTCTTACTCTGTGACTATTCGCTTGaaattgatattggtatggaaCAAGACAGTATTGAAATCAGGAGGCGAAACCGAGCCAAATTGTTGTTTATTTTACTTTCGACAGTTTTGGCTACAGGGTACGCTACAATATGTATATTAACTACAAGAGACAAAGTTTTTACACAACCtgaaaatatctacatttatcgCGGACTAACTTTATTTTACTATTCTGTTTTTGATATTATTGCTATTTGTGTACTGTATAGCCTTCGCTCACAAGCTGACACCAATTCGCCTCATTTTAACAGTAGCGAGTATATACTTTTATTTACAGCATGTAGCGAGTCTGTTTATTACTTTTTGAGAGGTGTTGCTTCCATTGGTTCCTTAGCGTCACGTGACAGTCTGTCCCTAGATCAAACCGAGTCTACTCTTCTGTTTCAAGAAGATGTTGCTGTAGTAGATCATCTAATGGCGGGAGTTTTTCTGTCATATTCGTTTGTCGCGATCACTAATTGCTGGATGCAGACAATGCTGTTAATAGTATTAAGACGTAAACAAGTTTCAGCACTTGTCAAAAATATCTTAATTCTTTTTGCTGGCGTCAATTTTGCCGAGTGGCTACAGAGTGCAATTCTTCTAGGTCTAGCAAGAGAAGACACTGTTCCAAGGTTTACTCCAGTAATGAATAGTTTCTTTGGACCAGATATAGCTCGAATTTTCATATTGATTCTTTTACCTACGTACGATGATATTATTTCGTTTTCATTCAGCAATTGTGTCAGTGGAACTCGTTCACGAAACATAGTTTAA